The Drosophila biarmipes strain raj3 chromosome 2L, RU_DBia_V1.1, whole genome shotgun sequence genome has a window encoding:
- the LOC108027889 gene encoding RNA-binding protein 5-B isoform X1 produces MDARNARSFSRGSGNERDGGNNYYRARSRYSRSRSRSRERNRGYGGFRQRNSRSRSRDRSPVFRHEHRGGRGGNGDPDLYHHLINDDHRDDQRNYNSRNNFDNRQFRREGSFDRRNRDRDCDSERELNDYEYEQRCRDLDSRDRNSMDRDRGRSREHSRPWNRNYNHDDRSRSNERNSRPRDHRVYNGGGNNSMPNHNRERERDWEPERERDRVRERRASSDYDSDEGHMRRNKYRGATEALNIIIIFGLTKDMTRADIMSELIKVNMEPACIRIIRKHGADSSRGIAFVEFNTVEEAKQWMDMTQGVLKLNDQRVTMQYSHKRIQDWNCNKCGVCNFKFRFYCFVCKTSREDSETTFSSGSEGVDEVSNILTKKIMLRNLDALTNEEGVLTALQEHLKDLSKTISKVIISRDTLTQASRGICYLHFDTLVDSMNVHNALTSLDPPLTLDDRPVAVTYCNDLEERQALPKDPKAKAVKSSQASGNSGDISAVPPTGLDGNYTLADVPRLAEYSASLYATNPVEHAHYVQYYTDYYTADINKKSSDPLLTEANSGAAVALSAIQRKQKKMNSIETTITAAATAAAQAAAEVKASFAAQAVSAPRGNDGKTYPTPDVSQYQYDETSGYYYDRSTGLYYDAHSQYYYNNETGAYLYWDQRRSTYVLATPASTQAALQETLAEAEQKEEEARKAKEKEKDREGGNKPDKVKVAKKIVKDMEKWAKQLNQKKDYTAVATPQPILGNEGASTPRGNQGGYADVGFSILEKKERDKLNDYVAQPALAPINKLVNAYGGASDSEEDSAPNLPKAQSSVGLAAPSGGGGSNESDYVDIQKLSCLLCKRAFQSLDILQKHVKMSTLHKENLAKLNPSAGGDASIDEALSYRDRAKERRMKYGESDPPPPNRSRERFEQEIKTLQTGPKNPSGAAPAMPISSSNVGSRLLQKMGWSEGQGLGRKNQGRTQIIEAEGHSNNVGLGNKSSGISQRYDYKSYIKMKMKQRYEDV; encoded by the exons ATGGACGCGCGAAACGCTCGGAGTTTTTCCAGAGGCAGTGGAAATGAGAGGGATGGGGGCAACAATTACTACAGAGCCAGGTCCAGATACAGCCGATCCCGATCGCGTTCACG TGAGCGAAACCGCGGCTATGGCGGCTTCCGGCAGAGGAATTCCCGATCGCGCAGCAGGGATCGTTCCCCCGTGTTCAGGCACGAGCATCGTGGTGGTCGCGGTGGCAATGGTGACCCCGATCTGTACCACCACCTGATCAACGATGACCACCGGGACGATCAGCGCAACTACAACTCTCGGAATAACTTTGATAACCGCCAGTTCCGGCGGGAAGGTAGCTTTGATCGAAGGAATCGGGATAGAGATTGTGATAGTGAGCGCGAGCTGAATGACTATGAGTACGAGCAGCGCTGTAGGGATCTCGATTCGCGGGATCGTAACTCCATGGACAGGGACCGGGGTCGCAGCAGGGAGCACAGTAGACCCTGGAACAGGAACTACAATCATGACGATCGAAGCAGAAGCAACGAGCGGAACTC ACGCCCCCGAGATCATCGTGTGTACAACGGCGGTGGAAACAATAGTATGCCCAACCACAACAGAGAACGTGAAAGGGATTGGGAGCCCGAGCGGGAGCGGGATCGCGTTCGGGAAAGGAGAGCTTCGTCGGATTATGACAGTGACGAGGGCCACATGCGCAGGAACAAATACCGAGGAGCCACCGAAGCCCTCAACATCATTATTATCTTCGGTCTCACCAAGGATATGACAAGAGCAGAT ATAATGAGCGAGCTGATAAAGGTCAACATGGAGCCAGCCTGCATTCGCATTATCCGGAAACATGGAGCAG ATTCATCACGCGGTATAGCGTTTGTCGAGTTTAACACCGTTGAGGAGGCGAAACAATGGATGGATATGACACAG GGCGTGCTGAAGTTGAACGATCAACGGGTGACCATGCAGTACAGTCACAAGCGCATTCAGGACTGGAATTGCAACAAG TGCGGCGTCTGCAACTTCAAGTTTAGGTTCTATTGCTTCGTGTGCAAGACATCCCGGGAGGACAGCGAAACAACCTTCTCCTCCGGCAGCGAAGGCGTGGACGAAGTCAGCAACATTCTcaccaaaa AGATCATGCTACGCAACCTGGATGCGTTGACTAACGAGGAGGGTGTGCTCACTGCCCTCCAGGAGCATCTGAAGGATCTGAGCAAGACGATCAGCAAGGTGATTATCAGTCGGGACACCTTGACTCAGGCCTCGCGCGGAATCTGCTATCTTCACTTTGACACACTCGTCGACTCCATGAATGTGCACAATGCCTTGACATCGTTGGATCCTCCTCTGACTCTCGACGACAGACCTG TGGCCGTTACCTACTGCAATGACCTGGAGGAACGTCAAGCATTGCCAAAGGATCCAAAAGCCAAAGCAGTTAAATCCAGCCAAGCAAGCGGTAATAGTGGCGACATTTCTGCAGTTCCACCCACAGGCTTGGATGGGAACTACACCCTTGCGGATGTCCCACGGCTTGCCGAGTATAGTGCCTCCCTCTACGCCACGAATCCCGTGGAGCATGCTCATTACGTCCAATATTACACGGATTACTACACGGCGGACATAAACAAGAAGAGCAGTGATCCTCTCCTAACGGAGGCCAACTCCGGAGCGGCTGTGGCCCTCTCGGCCATCCAGCGCAAGCAGAAGAAGATGAATAGTATAGAGACAACGATCACGGCGGCGGCCACAGCTGCGGCACAGGCAGCGGCCGAGGTGAAGGCCTCATTCGCTGCTCAGGCCGTTAGTGCGCCCAGGGGCAACGATGGAAAGACCTACC CCACTCCCGATGTGTCGCAGTACCAGTACGATGAGACATCCGGCTACTATTACGACCGTTCCACGGGTCTATACTACGATGCCCACTCGCAGTACTACTACAACAACGAAACGGGTGCCTACCTCTATTGGGATCAGCGGAGGAGCACCTACGTGCTGGCCACGCCAGCTTCCACTCAGGCAGCCCTGCAGGAAACGCTAGCCGAAGCAGAACAGAAGGAAGAGGAGGCCAGGAAGGcaaaggagaaggagaaagACAGGGAGGGGGGAAACAAGCCCGATAAAGTCAAGGTGGCCAAGAAGATAGTGAAGGACATGGAGAAATGGGCCAAGCAGCTGAACCAGAAAAAGGATTACACTGCGGTGGCCACTCCGCAACCTATTTTGGGCAACGAAGGTGCCTCCACGCCACGTGGCAATCAAGGAGGATATGCCGATGTGGGCTTCTCGATTCTCGAGAAAAAGGAGAGGGACAAGCTGAATGACTATGTGGCTCAACCGGCTTTGGCTCCTATAAACAAGCTTGTAAATGCCTATGGCGGAGCATCGGATTCTGAGGAGGACAGTGCTCCGAACTTGCCAAAAGCACAGAGTTCTGTGGGATTAGCAGCTCCATCTGGAGGCGGAGGCTCCAACGAGTCGGATTATGTGGATATTCAGAAGCTAAGCTGTCTGCTTTGCAAGCGTGCCTTCCAGTCACTGGATATATTGCAAAAACATGTGAAGATGTCCACGCTGCACAAGGAGAACCTAGCCAAGCTCAATCCAAGCGCTGGAGGGGATGCTAGCATTGATGAGGCCCTATCTTATCGAGACCGTGCCAAGGAGCGCCGGATGAAGTACGGCGAGAGCGATCCTCCTCCGCCAAATCGCAGTAGGGAGCGATTTGAGCAGGAAATAAAGACTTTGCAGACGGGGCCGAAGAACCCTTCTGGGGCTGCTCCAGCCATGCCCATTAGTTCGAGCAACGTGGGCAGTCGCCTGCTGCAGAAGATGGGCTGGTCGGAGGGCCAGGGACTGGGCAGGAAGAACCAGGGCCGCACTCAGATCATAGAG GCTGAGGGACACTCCAACAACGTGGGTCTGGGCAACAAGTCGTCAGGCATATCACAACGCTACGACTACAAATCGTACATCAAGATGAAGATGAAACAACGTTATGAGGATGTATGA
- the LOC108027801 gene encoding uncharacterized protein DDB_G0287625 isoform X3, with the protein MDSRYGRSFSGGNGNESGYRRYTRSRSRSRERSRDRNEYRRRSSRSRSRERSTHYRHDHSSDRDLYRDLINEDYEDQGSYGSRHNYDHRQQRNEDNYDRRDVDSHGRRDHESYNSHNRHEQNNHDQRSQDKYDNERDHRWKNYDRESKERNYDDFDRGSERSSRSGDQRQYNNNGNGNSSSNNRDRERERERQYSSDEDSDIANEFKQRGHHGGSVEPLNNIILFGLKKHVTEADIMGELIKVDMEPSSIRVMRKQPTGSAPAGRPSCIHAV; encoded by the exons ATGGATTCCCGATATGGTCGCAGCTTCTCGGGAGGCAATGGCAACGAGTCGGGCTACAGGCGCTATACCCGCTCCAGATCCCGATCCAG GGAGCGCAGTCGGGATCGCAACGAGTACAGACGTCGCAGCTCGCGCTCCCGCAGTCGGGAGAGGTCCACGCACTACAGGCACGATCACAGTTCGGATCGCGATCTCTACCGTGACCTGATCAACGAGGATTACGAAGATCAGGGGAGCTATGGCTCAAGGCATAACTATGATCATCGTCAGCAGCGCAACGAGGACAACTACGATCGTCGGGATGTGGATAGCCACGGTCGCCGGGATCATGAGAGCTATAACAGTCATAACCGTCATGAGCagaacaaccacgatcaacgTAGTCAGGATAAATATGACAATGAGCGCGATCACCGCTGGAAGAACTACGATCGGGAGTCGAAGGAGCGCAACTATGACGACTTTGACAGGGGATCTGAGCGCAGCAG CCGCAGTGGCGACCAGCGCCAGTACAATAATAATGGCAATGGGAACTCTAGCAGCAACAATAGAGATCGGGAGAGGGAACGCGAAAGACAGTATTCCTCGGATGAGGACAGCGACATTGCCAATGAATTTAAGCAGCGAGGTCATCATGGCGGCAGCGTGGAGCCGCTCAACAACATAATCCTCTTCGGTCTGAAGAAGCACGTCACCGAGGCAGAC ATCATGGGCGAGCTGATCAAAGTCGATATGGAACCCAGTTCCATTCGCGTGATGAGGAAGCAGCCAACAG GGAGTGCTCCAGCTGGGAGACCATCGTGTATCCATGCAGTATAG
- the LOC108027889 gene encoding RNA-binding protein 5-B isoform X2, whose product MEQGVLKLNDQRVTMQYSHKRIQDWNCNKCGVCNFKFRFYCFVCKTSREDSETTFSSGSEGVDEVSNILTKKIMLRNLDALTNEEGVLTALQEHLKDLSKTISKVIISRDTLTQASRGICYLHFDTLVDSMNVHNALTSLDPPLTLDDRPVAVTYCNDLEERQALPKDPKAKAVKSSQASGNSGDISAVPPTGLDGNYTLADVPRLAEYSASLYATNPVEHAHYVQYYTDYYTADINKKSSDPLLTEANSGAAVALSAIQRKQKKMNSIETTITAAATAAAQAAAEVKASFAAQAVSAPRGNDGKTYPTPDVSQYQYDETSGYYYDRSTGLYYDAHSQYYYNNETGAYLYWDQRRSTYVLATPASTQAALQETLAEAEQKEEEARKAKEKEKDREGGNKPDKVKVAKKIVKDMEKWAKQLNQKKDYTAVATPQPILGNEGASTPRGNQGGYADVGFSILEKKERDKLNDYVAQPALAPINKLVNAYGGASDSEEDSAPNLPKAQSSVGLAAPSGGGGSNESDYVDIQKLSCLLCKRAFQSLDILQKHVKMSTLHKENLAKLNPSAGGDASIDEALSYRDRAKERRMKYGESDPPPPNRSRERFEQEIKTLQTGPKNPSGAAPAMPISSSNVGSRLLQKMGWSEGQGLGRKNQGRTQIIEAEGHSNNVGLGNKSSGISQRYDYKSYIKMKMKQRYEDV is encoded by the exons ATGGAGCAG GGCGTGCTGAAGTTGAACGATCAACGGGTGACCATGCAGTACAGTCACAAGCGCATTCAGGACTGGAATTGCAACAAG TGCGGCGTCTGCAACTTCAAGTTTAGGTTCTATTGCTTCGTGTGCAAGACATCCCGGGAGGACAGCGAAACAACCTTCTCCTCCGGCAGCGAAGGCGTGGACGAAGTCAGCAACATTCTcaccaaaa AGATCATGCTACGCAACCTGGATGCGTTGACTAACGAGGAGGGTGTGCTCACTGCCCTCCAGGAGCATCTGAAGGATCTGAGCAAGACGATCAGCAAGGTGATTATCAGTCGGGACACCTTGACTCAGGCCTCGCGCGGAATCTGCTATCTTCACTTTGACACACTCGTCGACTCCATGAATGTGCACAATGCCTTGACATCGTTGGATCCTCCTCTGACTCTCGACGACAGACCTG TGGCCGTTACCTACTGCAATGACCTGGAGGAACGTCAAGCATTGCCAAAGGATCCAAAAGCCAAAGCAGTTAAATCCAGCCAAGCAAGCGGTAATAGTGGCGACATTTCTGCAGTTCCACCCACAGGCTTGGATGGGAACTACACCCTTGCGGATGTCCCACGGCTTGCCGAGTATAGTGCCTCCCTCTACGCCACGAATCCCGTGGAGCATGCTCATTACGTCCAATATTACACGGATTACTACACGGCGGACATAAACAAGAAGAGCAGTGATCCTCTCCTAACGGAGGCCAACTCCGGAGCGGCTGTGGCCCTCTCGGCCATCCAGCGCAAGCAGAAGAAGATGAATAGTATAGAGACAACGATCACGGCGGCGGCCACAGCTGCGGCACAGGCAGCGGCCGAGGTGAAGGCCTCATTCGCTGCTCAGGCCGTTAGTGCGCCCAGGGGCAACGATGGAAAGACCTACC CCACTCCCGATGTGTCGCAGTACCAGTACGATGAGACATCCGGCTACTATTACGACCGTTCCACGGGTCTATACTACGATGCCCACTCGCAGTACTACTACAACAACGAAACGGGTGCCTACCTCTATTGGGATCAGCGGAGGAGCACCTACGTGCTGGCCACGCCAGCTTCCACTCAGGCAGCCCTGCAGGAAACGCTAGCCGAAGCAGAACAGAAGGAAGAGGAGGCCAGGAAGGcaaaggagaaggagaaagACAGGGAGGGGGGAAACAAGCCCGATAAAGTCAAGGTGGCCAAGAAGATAGTGAAGGACATGGAGAAATGGGCCAAGCAGCTGAACCAGAAAAAGGATTACACTGCGGTGGCCACTCCGCAACCTATTTTGGGCAACGAAGGTGCCTCCACGCCACGTGGCAATCAAGGAGGATATGCCGATGTGGGCTTCTCGATTCTCGAGAAAAAGGAGAGGGACAAGCTGAATGACTATGTGGCTCAACCGGCTTTGGCTCCTATAAACAAGCTTGTAAATGCCTATGGCGGAGCATCGGATTCTGAGGAGGACAGTGCTCCGAACTTGCCAAAAGCACAGAGTTCTGTGGGATTAGCAGCTCCATCTGGAGGCGGAGGCTCCAACGAGTCGGATTATGTGGATATTCAGAAGCTAAGCTGTCTGCTTTGCAAGCGTGCCTTCCAGTCACTGGATATATTGCAAAAACATGTGAAGATGTCCACGCTGCACAAGGAGAACCTAGCCAAGCTCAATCCAAGCGCTGGAGGGGATGCTAGCATTGATGAGGCCCTATCTTATCGAGACCGTGCCAAGGAGCGCCGGATGAAGTACGGCGAGAGCGATCCTCCTCCGCCAAATCGCAGTAGGGAGCGATTTGAGCAGGAAATAAAGACTTTGCAGACGGGGCCGAAGAACCCTTCTGGGGCTGCTCCAGCCATGCCCATTAGTTCGAGCAACGTGGGCAGTCGCCTGCTGCAGAAGATGGGCTGGTCGGAGGGCCAGGGACTGGGCAGGAAGAACCAGGGCCGCACTCAGATCATAGAG GCTGAGGGACACTCCAACAACGTGGGTCTGGGCAACAAGTCGTCAGGCATATCACAACGCTACGACTACAAATCGTACATCAAGATGAAGATGAAACAACGTTATGAGGATGTATGA